The genomic window GTTTTCATATACAGTCAAACGCATTTTAACGGTCATTCCTGTTTTGCTTGGCATGTCGCTCGTCGTATTTTTTATGATTCGTGCCATTCCGGGAAATCCTGCGCAAGTCATTTTAGGACAAAAGGCGACGAAAGAAGCGGTAGAGGCGTTAACGCATAAACTCGGATTAGACCAACCGTGGTACATTCAATACATGAAATATCTTGGCGGATTATTAAAAGGGGATTTAGGGGAATCCATTCGCACGGGGGTTGCGGTTTCACAAGAAATTTGGCCGTATTTAGCGGCGACATTAGAACTGTCGCTTGCAGCGATGTTCATTGCTGTGGTGATTGGTGTCAATGCAGGTATTATTAGCGCATGGTTTCAAAACTCTTGGTTTGATTATGTTGCGATGGTTTTAGCGTTGATCGGGGTTTCGATGCCTATTTTTTGGCTCGGGTTGATGGAGCAATGGATTTTTGCGATTAACTTAGATTGGTTCCCGACATCTGGACGAGAAGATGTACGAAATCCAATTGAACCGATTACCCATTTATATGTCATTGATAC from Anoxybacillus gonensis includes these protein-coding regions:
- a CDS encoding ABC transporter permease; translation: MFSYTVKRILTVIPVLLGMSLVVFFMIRAIPGNPAQVILGQKATKEAVEALTHKLGLDQPWYIQYMKYLGGLLKGDLGESIRTGVAVSQEIWPYLAATLELSLAAMFIAVVIGVNAGIISAWFQNSWFDYVAMVLALIGVSMPIFWLGLMEQWIFAINLDWFPTSGREDVRNPIEPITHLYVIDTLIQGNTDQFFQTLQHLVLPSVALATIPMAIIARMTRSSMLEVMKSDYIRTARAKGLSMFWVVYKHSLKNAIIPVLTVIGLQMGLLLGGAILTETIFSWPGIGRYIYEAIGYRDYPVIQSGILIVAMIFIFINLIVDLLYAAIDPRIKYN